A part of Phoenix dactylifera cultivar Barhee BC4 chromosome 2, palm_55x_up_171113_PBpolish2nd_filt_p, whole genome shotgun sequence genomic DNA contains:
- the LOC120109954 gene encoding uncharacterized protein LOC120109954, which produces MEPSRKTNPAKRDIGWSYGRRLESEGQRHQFQCKFCDKVFKGGGVTRLKQHLAGNSGEVATCRNCPNEIRVLMRQNLAEAKEAKEMASKKRAEVDRQAAEPPSYHSREPEEVEDLDEEEADIQAAMHASLDDQWQQEEVARHRARFGPSAYESGGGSRSTRQDPEFLRTTSVREGVGKERGRIASMLGCFGS; this is translated from the coding sequence atggagccatcaagaaaaacgaACCCTGCAAAGCGTGATATTGGCTGGTCTTATGGGCGAAGACTGGAAAGTGAGGGGCAACGACACCAGTTTCAATGCAAGTTTTGCGACAAGGTTTTCAAGGGAGGAGGGGTAACCAGGTTGAAGCAACACTTAGCCGGAAATTCCGGTGAGGTTGCTACGTGCCGAAATTGTCCTAATGAGATTCGTGTGCTGATGAGGCAGAATCTTGCTGAGGCCAAAGAagcgaaggagatggcttccaagaagagggcggaggtcgatcgccaagcggcagagccaccttcctatcactcAAGGGAGCCAGAGGAGGTCGAGGAtctagatgaggaggaggcagatattcaggcggccatgcatgcaagcctggatgatcagtggcagcaggaggaggtggctaggcatagggctcgatttgggccctctgCATACGAGTCGGGCGGCGGTTCTCGAAGCACTAGACAAGATCCAGAGTTCTTGAGGACAACTTCAGTAAGGGAGGGCGTCGGCAAAGAACGtggccggattgcatctatgctggGTTGTTTTGGTAGCTGA